One genomic window of Eleginops maclovinus isolate JMC-PN-2008 ecotype Puerto Natales chromosome 12, JC_Emac_rtc_rv5, whole genome shotgun sequence includes the following:
- the LOC134873195 gene encoding uncharacterized protein LOC134873195, which translates to MTSINKFKDRAGPEQRKLQQGDCNSFEGQTLTGVDHSSGQIEKVVEALVGSLARRFSDMGGEVLKATKIADMQSWPQEHEDDFGDDFIGVIIDHYREHFDNVGVDVSAIEAEWTSLKQALYENQGNKIHSMSWPSVFELYKNTFPNILHVIDLVLSLPAATSECERGFSQMKITKSQYRNRLKATTMTMLMTIQLHSEPTKDFDPSSAIHQWNQNHNRRPNFMEGRKKGRMAALEGAKQVQEEIDGVDGVDGAQMVAEAAGGAVVEAETKEINSDDSDWFTDMEDNVDSDDGEMEDRGLVGEDEE; encoded by the exons ATGACCAGCATCAACAAATTCAAGGACCG GGCAGGACCTGAGCAGCGGAAACTCCAGCAGGGAGACTGTAACTCCTTTGAAGGTCAGACCCTAACAGGGGTAGACCACTCTTCAGGCCAGATTGAGAAGGTCGTTGAGGCATTGGTTGGTTCACTAGCCCGGAGATTCAGTGACATGGGAGGTGAAGTCCTCAAAGCTACAAAAATAGCGGACATGCAGTCATGGCCTCAGGAGCATGAAGATGATTTTGGGGATGACTTCATTGGAGTGATTATCGACCACTACAGGGAGCACTTCGACAATGTTGGAGTAGATGTAAGTGCAATCGAAGCAGAGTGGACCTCCCTCAAACAAGCATTGTACGAAAACCAGGGGAACAAGATTCACTCCATGTCCTGGCCATCTGTGTTTGAGCTTTACAAGAACACGTTTCCAAATATCCTGCATGTAATTGATCTGGTCTTATCACTCCCTGCCGCCACctctgagtgtgagagaggattCTCTCAAATGAAGATTACCAAGTCCCAGTACAGGAATAGACTGAAGGCTACCACCATGACAATGCTCATGACAATTCAGCTGCACTCAGAACCTACAAAGGATTTTGATCCATCATCTGCCATTCACCAGTGGAATCAAAACCACAATCGCAGACCCAACTTcatggagggaagaaagaaaggcagaatggCAGCTTTGGAGGGAGCCAAACAAGTGCAGGAAGAGATTGATGGAGTTGACGGAGTGGATGGTGCTCAAATGGTTGCTGAAGCTGCTGGGGGTGCAGTAGTTGAAGCTGAAACCAAGGAGATAAACTCTGATGACTCAGACTGGTTTACAGACATGGAGGATAATGTAGATTCTGACGATGGTGAGATGGAAGATAGAGGTCTTGTTGGTGAGGATGAGGAATGA